The following are from one region of the Paenibacillus sp. KS-LC4 genome:
- the rpsM gene encoding 30S ribosomal protein S13: MARIAGVDLPRDKRVEIALTYIFGIGKVTSQKILSTTGVNADTRVRDLTEDELAKIREAIDKTVKVEGDLRREISLNIKRLIEIGCYRGVRHRRGLPVRGQRTKTNARTRKGPRRTVANKKK, encoded by the coding sequence ATGGCACGTATAGCTGGTGTAGACTTGCCGCGTGATAAGCGCGTCGAAATCGCTCTGACATACATTTTCGGTATTGGCAAAGTGACTTCACAAAAGATCTTGAGCACAACTGGCGTTAACGCGGACACTCGTGTTCGTGATTTGACAGAAGACGAGCTTGCGAAAATTCGTGAAGCAATTGACAAAACAGTTAAAGTGGAAGGCGACCTGCGTCGTGAAATTTCGCTTAACATCAAACGTCTGATTGAAATCGGATGTTACCGTGGTGTTCGTCACCGTCGTGGTTTGCCTGTTCGCGGTCAACGCACGAAAACAAATGCGCGTACGCGTAAAGGTCCTCGTCGGACTGTAGCTAACAAAAAGAAATAA
- a CDS encoding DNA-directed RNA polymerase subunit alpha: MIEIEKPKIETVDLNEDGTYGRFIVEPLERGYGTTLGNSLRRILLSSLPGAAVTSVQIDGVLHEFSTVPGVMEDVTEIILNLKGLSLKIHSDEEKVLEIDAEGEGIVTAGDIRADSDVEILNPDLHIATLASGARLHMRVFANRGRGYVQADRNKREDQPIGVIPVDSIYTPITRVNYSVENTRVGQVTNYDKLTLEVWTDGSIRPEEAVSLGAKILTEHLDLFVGLTDEAKDAEIMVEKEEDKKEKVLEMTIEELDLSVRSYNCLKRAGINTVQELITKSEEDMMKVRNLGRKSLEEVQEKLEELGLGLRMEE; encoded by the coding sequence GTGATTGAGATCGAAAAGCCGAAAATCGAGACCGTGGATTTGAACGAGGATGGGACTTACGGACGGTTCATTGTTGAGCCGCTCGAGCGTGGCTACGGCACGACGCTTGGAAATTCGCTTCGCCGAATTTTGTTGTCGTCTTTGCCGGGTGCAGCTGTTACTTCCGTTCAGATCGACGGAGTGCTTCACGAGTTCTCTACAGTTCCAGGAGTGATGGAAGACGTAACGGAAATCATTCTGAACCTGAAGGGCCTCTCGTTGAAAATCCACTCCGATGAAGAGAAGGTTTTGGAAATCGACGCTGAAGGCGAAGGAATCGTTACGGCGGGCGATATTCGTGCTGACAGCGATGTCGAGATTTTGAACCCTGATCTTCACATCGCCACCTTGGCCTCCGGCGCGCGGCTCCATATGCGTGTTTTTGCTAATCGGGGACGCGGATATGTGCAAGCGGACCGTAATAAAAGGGAAGATCAACCGATTGGAGTAATCCCGGTTGATTCGATTTACACGCCAATTACACGTGTAAATTACAGTGTGGAGAATACTCGTGTTGGTCAAGTGACTAACTATGATAAGCTTACGCTGGAAGTTTGGACTGACGGCAGTATTCGTCCGGAAGAGGCTGTAAGCCTCGGCGCTAAAATCTTGACTGAGCATTTGGATCTATTCGTTGGCTTGACTGACGAAGCGAAGGATGCCGAGATTATGGTGGAGAAGGAAGAAGACAAAAAAGAGAAAGTTCTGGAGATGACTATCGAAGAACTCGATCTTTCCGTACGTTCATACAACTGCTTGAAGCGTGCAGGCATTAATACCGTTCAAGAGCTGATTACGAAATCCGAAGAGGACATGATGAAGGTTCGCAACTTGGGCCGCAAGTCGCTTGAGGAAGTTCAAGAGAAGCTGGAAGAACTAGGTCTTGGCCTGCGCATGGAAGAGTAG
- the rpmD gene encoding 50S ribosomal protein L30, with amino-acid sequence MAKLQITLVRSLIGRNEKQRATVASLGLRKIRQTVELNDTVAIRGMVKHVSHLVKVEEV; translated from the coding sequence ATGGCAAAATTGCAAATCACCCTCGTTCGCAGTTTGATCGGCCGTAACGAGAAACAGCGTGCTACTGTAGCATCGCTGGGACTTCGTAAAATCCGTCAAACCGTTGAATTGAACGATACTGTAGCTATTCGCGGCATGGTTAAACATGTTAGCCACTTGGTTAAAGTCGAAGAAGTATAG
- the truA gene encoding tRNA pseudouridine(38-40) synthase TruA yields MRNIAVKVSYDGAQFNGFQSQLEPHLRTVQQEIEKSLKALTGEEINIIGSGRTDAGVHAMGQVFNFHTKSVIPVERWAIALNTRLPKDIVILEAFEVPEHFHSRRSAKRKTYRYSIDRGKFPDVFTREYCFHYPMRLDAEAMAKALPYVIGEHDFTSFTSIHSTKPHHIRTIYEAYFEQQGSKLHMYVTGNGFLYNMVRVIMGTLLWVGQGKLKPEDMKHILEGKSRSLAGPTAMPHGLTLVEVEYPDELRS; encoded by the coding sequence ATGCGAAATATTGCAGTAAAGGTTAGCTACGATGGGGCGCAGTTTAATGGCTTCCAGTCTCAGCTGGAGCCGCATCTCAGAACGGTGCAGCAGGAGATTGAGAAATCGTTAAAGGCACTTACGGGTGAGGAAATTAATATCATTGGCTCGGGCCGGACAGATGCAGGCGTTCATGCTATGGGTCAGGTATTCAATTTTCATACGAAATCCGTCATACCGGTGGAAAGATGGGCAATTGCACTGAATACGAGGCTGCCAAAGGATATTGTTATTTTGGAGGCGTTCGAGGTGCCGGAGCATTTTCATTCCCGGCGCTCAGCCAAACGAAAAACGTATCGTTATTCGATAGACCGTGGCAAGTTCCCAGATGTATTCACCCGCGAGTATTGCTTTCATTATCCGATGCGTTTAGATGCAGAGGCTATGGCGAAGGCACTTCCTTATGTGATCGGCGAGCATGATTTTACTTCCTTCACATCTATTCATTCGACAAAGCCGCATCATATAAGAACGATTTATGAGGCGTATTTTGAGCAGCAGGGCAGCAAGCTTCATATGTACGTGACTGGCAATGGTTTTTTGTACAATATGGTGCGGGTTATTATGGGGACGCTGCTATGGGTGGGGCAAGGCAAGCTCAAGCCGGAAGATATGAAGCACATATTAGAAGGTAAAAGCAGGTCTTTGGCTGGACCAACGGCAATGCCTCATGGCCTTACGCTAGTCGAAGTTGAATATCCAGATGAACTAAGAAGTTAA
- the rpsI gene encoding 30S ribosomal protein S9: MAQVQYYGTGRRKHSVARVRLVPGEGRIIINKRDINEYFGLETLKLIVKQPLNLTETLTQYDVLVIANGGGMSGQAGAIRHGISRALLKVDAEYRPALKRAGFLTRDPRMKERKKYGLKAARRAPQFSKR; this comes from the coding sequence ATGGCTCAAGTGCAATACTATGGAACGGGTCGTCGTAAACACTCTGTTGCACGTGTACGTCTCGTGCCAGGTGAAGGACGAATCATCATTAACAAACGTGATATCAACGAATACTTCGGTTTGGAAACATTGAAACTAATCGTTAAACAACCGCTTAACCTGACAGAAACGCTGACGCAATATGATGTATTGGTTATTGCTAACGGCGGCGGTATGTCCGGTCAAGCAGGCGCTATCCGTCATGGTATTTCCCGCGCTCTACTGAAAGTAGACGCTGAATACCGTCCAGCTTTGAAACGCGCTGGATTCCTGACTCGTGACCCACGTATGAAAGAACGTAAAAAATACGGTCTTAAAGCGGCTCGTCGCGCGCCACAATTCTCGAAACGTTAA
- the rplO gene encoding 50S ribosomal protein L15, whose protein sequence is MKLHELAPAPGSKQTPKRKGRGIGTGNGKTAGRGHKGQNARSGGGVRPGFEGGQNPLYRRVPKRGFNNRFRKEYAIINIEELNSFAAGTEVTPEVLLEQGIVKNPLAGIKILGNGEINVQLTVKASKFSQSAVEKIQAAGGKTEVI, encoded by the coding sequence ATGAAATTGCATGAACTCGCACCAGCACCAGGTTCCAAGCAAACGCCAAAACGTAAAGGTCGCGGTATTGGTACCGGTAACGGTAAAACAGCTGGACGTGGTCACAAAGGTCAAAATGCTCGCTCCGGCGGCGGTGTTCGTCCTGGTTTCGAGGGTGGTCAAAACCCATTGTACCGTCGTGTACCGAAACGCGGATTTAACAACCGTTTCCGTAAAGAGTATGCCATAATCAACATTGAAGAGCTTAACAGCTTTGCAGCAGGCACCGAAGTCACACCAGAAGTTCTTCTTGAGCAAGGGATTGTAAAAAATCCACTAGCGGGCATTAAGATTTTGGGTAACGGTGAAATCAACGTCCAACTGACTGTAAAAGCAAGCAAGTTCTCTCAATCTGCGGTAGAGAAAATCCAGGCTGCCGGCGGTAAAACCGAGGTGATCTAA
- the secY gene encoding preprotein translocase subunit SecY, whose protein sequence is MFKTVSNIWKVADLRSRILFTLFILLIYRIGSFIPVPGVNKEVFKQVDRAGADLFGLLNTFSGGALFKFSIFAIGIMPYITASIIVQLLSMDVIPKFAEWAKEGENGKRKLAQITRYGTVILGLVQGFATAIGFNRQYGNEMIPGATFVDYLVVAIILTAGTAFLMWLGEQITERGIGNGISILIFAGIAAGIPGHIRTIWQDQFIGQEAALFWNIGKMVLIVIAIIAIIIGVIFVQQGIRKIPVQYAKRVVGRKMYGGQSTHIPMKVNGAGVIPVIFAVSLLMFPITIAQFWNGSAWANWIINNMYYDKPLGMVLYVLLIIGFTFFYTFVQINPVQMADQMKKNGGYIPGIRPGKPTSSYLTRVMSRITLTGALFLAVISILPVLFGTLAGLPRTVQLGGTSLLIVIGVALDTMKQIETQLIKRHYKGFINK, encoded by the coding sequence TTGTTCAAAACCGTGTCCAACATTTGGAAAGTTGCGGATTTGCGCTCGCGCATTCTATTTACGCTTTTCATCCTGCTCATCTACCGGATTGGTTCTTTCATTCCGGTACCGGGCGTCAATAAAGAAGTGTTCAAACAAGTTGATCGCGCAGGTGCAGATTTGTTCGGCTTGCTTAACACGTTTTCTGGTGGAGCGCTTTTCAAATTCTCTATTTTTGCAATTGGGATTATGCCATATATCACAGCTTCGATTATCGTGCAGCTGTTATCAATGGATGTTATTCCTAAATTTGCAGAGTGGGCGAAGGAAGGCGAGAACGGAAAACGTAAGCTCGCTCAAATTACTCGTTACGGCACGGTTATTCTTGGTTTGGTTCAAGGTTTTGCAACAGCAATCGGCTTCAATCGCCAATATGGCAATGAGATGATTCCTGGTGCAACCTTCGTTGATTATTTGGTTGTTGCTATCATCTTGACTGCAGGTACTGCTTTCTTGATGTGGCTAGGCGAACAAATTACTGAGCGTGGTATTGGTAACGGCATTTCGATCCTGATCTTTGCAGGTATCGCTGCCGGTATCCCAGGCCACATCCGTACAATTTGGCAAGATCAATTTATTGGTCAAGAAGCTGCATTGTTCTGGAATATTGGTAAAATGGTTCTGATCGTTATTGCGATCATTGCCATTATCATCGGTGTTATCTTTGTTCAGCAAGGGATTCGTAAAATTCCTGTTCAATACGCTAAACGCGTAGTGGGCAGAAAAATGTACGGCGGACAATCAACGCATATCCCAATGAAAGTAAACGGAGCAGGTGTTATTCCGGTTATTTTCGCGGTATCGCTTTTGATGTTCCCGATTACGATCGCTCAGTTCTGGAATGGATCGGCATGGGCAAACTGGATTATCAATAATATGTATTATGACAAACCGCTTGGTATGGTCTTGTATGTACTGTTGATTATCGGTTTCACTTTCTTCTATACCTTCGTTCAAATTAATCCGGTACAAATGGCGGATCAAATGAAAAAGAACGGTGGTTATATCCCAGGTATTCGCCCGGGCAAACCAACTTCTTCTTATCTGACTCGCGTTATGTCGCGTATTACATTGACGGGCGCGCTTTTCCTAGCGGTTATCTCCATTTTGCCAGTGCTCTTCGGAACGCTTGCAGGGTTGCCGCGAACGGTGCAACTTGGCGGAACTTCGCTTCTAATCGTTATCGGCGTTGCGCTTGATACGATGAAGCAAATCGAAACTCAGTTGATCAAACGCCATTACAAAGGGTTTATCAATAAATAA
- the infA gene encoding translation initiation factor IF-1, with product MAKEDIIEVEGTVIEPLPNATFKVELENGHQILAHVSGKLRMHFIRILTGDKVVIQLSPYDLTKGRITYRK from the coding sequence TTGGCTAAGGAAGACATCATTGAGGTCGAAGGTACGGTGATTGAACCGTTGCCGAATGCCACATTCAAGGTGGAGCTGGAGAACGGTCATCAAATTCTCGCACATGTTTCCGGTAAGCTCAGAATGCACTTTATTCGTATTCTGACGGGAGACAAGGTGGTTATACAGTTATCGCCTTATGATTTAACAAAAGGGCGCATCACCTATCGTAAGTAG
- the rplQ gene encoding 50S ribosomal protein L17: MAYQKLGRNASARKALFRDLVTDLFLYERIQTTEAKAKEVRSIAEKLITKAKQGDLHARRQVAAYVRRETIDGEQDAIQKLFSELGPRYSERPGGYTRILKLGPRRGDAAPMVYLELVDRA, encoded by the coding sequence ATGGCATATCAAAAACTAGGCCGTAACGCTAGCGCGCGGAAAGCATTGTTCCGTGATCTCGTTACTGACCTTTTCCTTTATGAGCGTATTCAAACAACGGAAGCAAAAGCGAAAGAGGTTCGTTCGATCGCTGAAAAGCTGATCACGAAAGCGAAGCAAGGTGACTTGCACGCTCGTCGTCAAGTAGCAGCTTACGTGCGTCGTGAAACAATCGATGGAGAGCAAGATGCAATCCAAAAATTGTTCTCTGAGCTGGGCCCCCGTTACTCGGAGCGTCCGGGCGGATACACGCGGATTTTGAAACTAGGACCTCGCCGTGGCGACGCTGCGCCAATGGTATATTTGGAACTGGTAGACCGCGCGTAA
- a CDS encoding KOW domain-containing RNA-binding protein — protein MDKFPQVGQIVKVLRGKDEDCYAIVISIIDERFVMIVDGDKRRFDSPKKKNVLHLELQPVISSEVVNSLLESGRVTNTKLRYVIQKFAHAKGE, from the coding sequence ATGGATAAGTTCCCGCAGGTAGGCCAAATTGTCAAAGTGCTTCGGGGCAAGGATGAAGATTGCTATGCGATCGTTATATCTATCATTGACGAGCGATTCGTTATGATTGTAGATGGCGATAAGCGGCGCTTTGACTCGCCGAAGAAGAAGAACGTTCTGCATCTCGAGTTACAGCCTGTGATAAGCAGCGAAGTTGTAAACAGCTTGCTTGAATCAGGCAGGGTGACCAATACCAAGTTACGTTATGTTATACAGAAGTTTGCACATGCGAAAGGAGAATGA
- the rplM gene encoding 50S ribosomal protein L13 — protein sequence MRTTYMAKPNEVERKWYIIDAEGKTLGRLASEAASLIRGKHKPQFTPHVDTGDFVIVINAEKIVLTGKKLTDKMYYRHSMYSGGLKVTPANVMIDKKPDRVIELAVHGMLPKTRQGNKMKLRLKAYAGSVHPHQAQNPEVYELRG from the coding sequence ATGCGTACCACCTATATGGCTAAGCCAAATGAAGTTGAACGTAAATGGTACATCATTGATGCGGAAGGTAAAACCCTCGGTCGTCTGGCAAGCGAAGCAGCTAGCTTGATCCGTGGCAAACACAAGCCGCAATTTACACCTCACGTTGATACAGGCGATTTCGTTATCGTAATCAACGCTGAAAAAATCGTTCTGACAGGTAAAAAACTGACAGACAAAATGTACTACCGTCACTCGATGTACTCCGGTGGTTTGAAAGTTACACCGGCTAACGTGATGATCGACAAAAAGCCTGATCGCGTTATCGAATTGGCTGTTCACGGCATGTTGCCAAAAACACGTCAAGGTAACAAAATGAAGCTTAGACTTAAAGCATACGCTGGTTCGGTACATCCGCACCAAGCACAAAATCCTGAAGTTTACGAACTTCGCGGGTAA
- a CDS encoding adenylate kinase — protein sequence MNILFMGPPGAGKGTQAERIVSEFGIPHISTGDAFRLAMKEGTALGLKAKEYVDKGLLVPDEITNGIVKERLSLDDCNKGFLLDGFPRTLQQAEALDGMLKELDRGIGHVVNLKVDRGFLLARLTGRRICKTCGTTYHILFNPPKQEGVCDKDGGELYQRSDDTEEKVGTRLDEYISKTAPLLDYYSDKGLLREVDGEKEINAVTADITSILRGSL from the coding sequence ATGAACATTTTATTCATGGGCCCTCCGGGAGCCGGTAAAGGAACGCAAGCTGAACGAATCGTTTCCGAGTTTGGTATTCCACATATCTCGACAGGCGATGCATTCCGCCTTGCTATGAAAGAAGGCACTGCGCTCGGTCTCAAGGCGAAAGAGTATGTCGATAAAGGGCTGCTCGTACCCGATGAGATTACGAACGGTATCGTAAAAGAACGTCTTTCATTAGACGATTGCAATAAAGGGTTTTTGCTGGACGGTTTTCCTCGGACATTGCAACAAGCCGAAGCGCTTGATGGCATGCTGAAGGAACTTGACCGAGGCATTGGCCATGTCGTTAATTTAAAGGTTGATCGTGGGTTCCTCTTGGCACGCCTAACTGGAAGACGCATTTGCAAAACATGCGGAACGACGTATCACATTCTGTTCAATCCGCCGAAGCAAGAAGGCGTCTGTGATAAAGACGGCGGCGAATTGTATCAGCGTTCAGATGATACGGAGGAGAAGGTTGGAACGCGTCTTGATGAGTACATTTCCAAAACGGCTCCACTTCTTGACTATTACAGTGATAAAGGTCTACTTCGCGAAGTCGATGGCGAGAAGGAAATTAATGCGGTAACAGCCGATATTACTTCCATCTTGCGAGGTTCGTTGTAA
- the rpmJ gene encoding 50S ribosomal protein L36 translates to MKVRPSVKPICEKCKVIRRKGNVMVICENPKHKQKQG, encoded by the coding sequence ATGAAGGTTAGACCTTCGGTTAAGCCGATTTGCGAAAAATGCAAAGTCATTCGTCGCAAAGGCAACGTTATGGTGATTTGTGAAAATCCGAAACACAAACAAAAACAAGGATAG
- the rpsK gene encoding 30S ribosomal protein S11 → MAKPKKVVRTKRRDRKNIESGVAHIRSTFNNTIVTITDPHGNAISWASSGNMGFRGSRKSTPFAAQMAAETAAKAAMEHGMKTVEVMVKGPGAGREAAIRSLQAAGLEVNLIKDVTPVPHNGCRPPKRRRV, encoded by the coding sequence ATGGCAAAACCGAAAAAAGTCGTTCGTACAAAACGTCGTGATCGGAAAAATATTGAGTCTGGCGTCGCTCACATTCGCTCGACATTCAATAACACGATTGTTACAATTACGGACCCTCACGGCAATGCAATCTCTTGGGCAAGCTCCGGTAACATGGGTTTCAGAGGTTCGCGTAAAAGCACGCCTTTCGCAGCTCAAATGGCAGCTGAAACTGCAGCTAAAGCAGCAATGGAACATGGCATGAAAACCGTTGAGGTTATGGTTAAAGGTCCAGGCGCTGGTCGTGAAGCAGCTATTCGTTCGCTTCAAGCAGCAGGTCTTGAAGTTAACCTGATTAAAGACGTTACTCCAGTGCCTCATAACGGATGCCGTCCACCAAAACGTCGTCGCGTATAG
- the map gene encoding type I methionyl aminopeptidase yields MIIRKSESELRYMREAGRIVADAHQLMAKSVKSGITTLELDQLAEDYIRSQGAVPSFKGYNGFPASICASVNDELVHGFPGPRKLNEGDIISIDIGAQYNGYHGDSAWTYAVGAVTPEVQRLLDVAEQSLYAAVNLIRPNERLFTISHAVQQVVEAAGFSVVREFVGHGIGAKLHEEPQIPNYGTPGRGPKLEPGMVLCIEPMVNIGERYVRTLEDNWTVVTEDGSMCAHFEHTVAVTENGFEILTLSKPQAEVSQ; encoded by the coding sequence ATGATTATACGCAAATCCGAATCGGAGCTGCGCTATATGAGAGAAGCAGGCAGAATTGTTGCGGATGCACATCAGTTGATGGCGAAGTCGGTTAAGTCGGGTATTACTACCCTTGAGCTTGATCAACTGGCTGAAGACTATATCCGCAGTCAAGGTGCAGTGCCTTCTTTTAAAGGTTACAATGGTTTTCCCGCTAGCATTTGCGCTTCTGTAAATGACGAGCTGGTACATGGTTTTCCAGGACCTCGGAAGTTGAACGAAGGCGATATTATTAGTATTGATATCGGAGCGCAGTACAATGGCTATCATGGCGACTCTGCATGGACCTACGCGGTTGGGGCAGTAACGCCGGAAGTGCAAAGGCTGCTGGATGTAGCAGAACAGTCGCTTTATGCGGCCGTGAATCTGATCCGTCCGAATGAGAGGCTATTTACGATATCCCATGCTGTTCAACAAGTTGTCGAAGCGGCTGGCTTCTCGGTTGTACGAGAATTTGTGGGTCATGGAATTGGAGCCAAGCTTCATGAGGAGCCGCAAATTCCGAACTATGGCACGCCAGGTCGCGGACCGAAGCTTGAGCCAGGAATGGTGCTTTGCATCGAACCTATGGTTAACATCGGTGAACGATATGTCCGCACGCTTGAAGACAATTGGACGGTCGTAACGGAAGACGGCTCGATGTGTGCTCATTTTGAGCATACGGTTGCCGTAACGGAGAATGGTTTTGAAATTTTGACGCTTTCGAAGCCACAGGCGGAAGTAAGCCAGTGA